The Anoplopoma fimbria isolate UVic2021 breed Golden Eagle Sablefish chromosome 1, Afim_UVic_2022, whole genome shotgun sequence region AAGGTTTCTGCTTTCATAATGCCGTGGAGGATTGTCAGTATGAACTGTTGGTGAGACAGCATTGAGTTCCAATTAGTAAATGGATTATGTGTTAATAGATGATGCCGCTAAATAGTCTTTTATGTTTGTAAGTCTGATGTATCTCCAAACACGATGGCTGCCTGAACTTCTCCAGGATAACCCCCCTCTGCACTTTGTACCTCGCGGCCATCTGCACTGTCTCTAGCTTCCTTTTGAGGGGGGAGGCAGAAGGACtagggaggtgagggaggagagggtggTCTCCTGTCACCGTCTGCCCCAGCCCAAGAGGTTTATCCCTCCGTGACAAACAGTCTGTCTGCTTGAAATCCTGAAACCTAACAGCTTTCTCAGGCTTGAAAATGAAGCTCACTACTGTACGCTCTATATTCTGCTTGTACTCCAACTGGCATTGCCAAACTCGGCACAATacactgtctctctgttgttATCAGGCCCAACTGTAACCCTAATCAGCATCCTATCGCATGCATCACTGCCATTAGCAATGGGCCACAGACTCTGTAATTCTATATACTAAGAGGCTGTTGTGTCTGCAAACTGAGACCTGTATTAGGTCTTAAGGGGAGTTCCATTTCAATACAGTCATTTCTAAGCATTCTGCCATTAGCATATCGGGTTTGAGGGATTATAATGTGACTTCCCTGAACAGcctggtttttttcttttcagcttgTTTTGGCTACTGCACTGCTCAGCTGAGAAAGGAGGTGACTGTGCCACAGATGATGTGACATTTGGGGTCTTTGCTGGGGTTTGGAAAGGGATTTTATGTAAAACGAACGGCACATGTGATTCTCAGTGATATGCAGAttcaaatgtttgctttgcCTGTTGATGAAGTATGTATGTTCTAATATATGTAGGGTTCACTACAGTACTAATGTAAGAATCTGTTCTCTTTCCTTTTAGGTGTGGGACTACGAGACAGGAGACTTTGAACGCACACTGAAGGGCCACACAGATTCGGTGCAGGACATCTCTTTTGACCAGACCGGCAAATTGCTAGCATCCTGCTCTGCAGACATGACTATCAAGCTGTGGGATTTCCAGGGCTTTGAGTGCATCCGGACCATGCACGGTAAATATAGCTTTCGACTGTACACAGGGCTCCGGCGGTGCAGATGCTGTTCGTTCTCACATCTGATGCTGTTGATGAGCCTCAATCTGCTCCAATTCACAGCACCTGACACTTAGATTCACAACCAGCTCTGTTAAATGGACAGTTTTAGCCGTCATGTGTACTCCCCTCTACAGTTTACTGCTACAGGCACTTGGATCCACCTCCTCTCataatgtgtcatttaaatGGTAAAGAAttggtttatgttttttaataagcCTACCtccattatttcattttaatttgagaATCTACGTCCCCATTGGTCAGGTGTTCAATGTCTCATCTGTAggcataccccccccccccccccctccctccctccctccacttTCACACCCTAATTGCCAAGTAAATTATGGCAGCAGTCTACATGTGCCCTCAGGCCTTGCTGATTTtaaggatcttttttttttttttttttttttttccttggaATTGTGATAAGGCCCCCCGCCAACCAGCCAGCAGCAGCCCAAACAACATGAAGTATTTTGTTCTCCTCTTCATAAGTCTGCTAGACGTGCCCGTTAATGTCTGACagtgaataaaacatcaatGAAAATTAGTGAAATAAATAAGCCTACTTAGCGAACAGACGAGAAGCGTTCTGGCTTTCTTACATTATTGCTGTAAATTTTGAGTTTTAAATACTGCATTTTGATAACATGAGCAGAAGATTTCATTGGTTGccaatctttttttgttgtaaaggGCGGTGCGTGCTCCTGGCACACTTCCTCAAACAGACGAGCCGAGTTCacactgtgcagaaaaaaaaaaatctgagtgcAGGGATCGCCGTCTAAAACCCTTTATTGAACTGGGCCTGCTGTCTGGTTTTGCTCCATTTCCTTTCCATCTTCATTTATACCCACATCTccattaatttttaatttaccCACTCaacctttcctcctcttctatcacccattcctttttcttttttacactttaaaaaaatgatgctaACTGGTGAAATAGATTAGTGCCCAGTTGCGCAGCAGTTTAATTATCCTCTTCAGCCCCAGATAGCACTTTTCTGTGTAGCTGCCACCCATTATTGTAGCCTGATGGcatgtgtatgtgcacacacacacatagttaaGCTGGCCCTTTTAGTGTACACTTACTGTTGTCTTCATCTGTTTAGCAGCTTAAGTATGGCCCAGCGACTAGTTAATTAGCCATCTCTTATTCCCCTTTGAACAAAGTAAGCTCAGCAAATTGGCTCCCTTGCTTGTCATTTAATTGGCTATTTAGGACCAAACCCAGGGTTTTTTGGCGCTGTTTTTGACTAGATTTAAATATTGAGTTGTGCTCAGAAAGCTTTATACTGGTTTACGaagaacatgtttttgtctttctgttttctaGGACATGACCACAATGTTTCGTCTGTAGCCATCATGCCCAATGGAGATCACATCGTTTCTGCCTCAAGGGACAAAACCATAAAAATGTGGGAGGTGGCAACTGGGTATGTGCCCTCCGTAGACatctacagttttgtttttaaagcaggaTTTTCTGTTTATCACATCCGCTCTGACAACACTGTTTATctagcacattgcactgcacctttactgcttctttttgcacttctggttggatgctaaaactgcatttcgttgtcctagtacttgtactctgtgcaatgacaataaagttgaatctaatctaatctaataatGACTCCTTTTACTGTTTCCTGTGCGTTAGCTACTGTGTGAAGACCTTCACAGGCCACCGGGAGTGGGTCCGTATGGTTCGGCCCAACCAGGACGGCACACTGATTGCCAGCTGCTCCAACGACCAAACGGTGCGTGTGTGGGTCGTGGCCTCCAAAGACTGCAAGGCTGAGCTGCGGGAGCACGAACACGTGGTGGAGTGCATCTCCTGGGCACCAGAGAGCGCCCACCCAACCATCCAAGAGGCCACAGGCTCCGAGGTAAAGCACCGATCAGACCTCtttctggttttttttcctgaaacatCTGCAGACCTTGAGGGTTTGGTGGTATCTGAACCAAATCGCTGCAGCactttggtctttttttaatcataattagATAGGTTAATCCACGAGCAAAGGTCGATTGCCACACTGTAGATATACACTCAGACAATATTACACTACATAGTTCAATGTGACAATTCCAGACTAATGCCCAGTGTGATTAATCATCAAagcacagcagagcagacaaCGGACCAGTAGAGGATCTTTTATAGTGTGCTACTAACCGTTCACTGGTGAACATTGTTGGCActagaaacacattttccagACGCTGGCCAAAGACAAAGACTTTCTGGTCAACCGACTGAGCAATCATTCCTTATTGTACAACCATCACATACAAAGTGTAACGATGAGGGCTCATGTGCATCCTTGAGTGGATTCAGACCAAACAGGGTAGACTCACGGTCATGTAACGTGTTCACTCAGTAAAGAGCGCCGTTACATAATCGCATGACGCAGAGTTTGTTCCTTCCTTCTCTACATGTCACTGAGTCTCAGAGGTCACAGCTCAGACTGACAGCCACGTGAACAGACCAGcttgaaatgaaatgcataaTCTGGCTGGATATCAGCACGGCCTAGAGTCAGGCCAGACTCCCTCCTCATGCCTTGTGATCCAAAGTGTGTCTAATTGTAGACTTGTTAGATTAAAACTATATTTGCCCTTGCAGCAGTTGTCCCAGTCTAACCTGTGTGCAGTGAAAGACACTGTTCCACTTGTACAGAAGCTGATCTttggtgttgttttgtttcataattgAAGTGAAATGTGCACAAAACACCCCCAGGTATTTATTTGGGATGTTCTGCTGCTCTAAGTGTTGTGGTACAGTaatttcttgtatttttattttaacgaaCTTTAAATTTATTAACGTCACAGTAAAATTACAAGACAAAAACAGGACAGAGAGTATTGGGGGGGGAAAccagcacaaaaacaaattatgttaataataaataacgcagaaattgaaaaatgaaaaaataaaatagattaaacAATGAGCAAAATGATATAGACACATTCTCTCTGTACAGAGAGAATCATTAATGTTCAACACAAAGTTATGTTTGgcagagagaaataaatctGTCTTTGTTAATGTGATGATTGCCCAAGAGAAACATCCATTTTATTAAGTTAATTTCTGCTTAGATCTTTTTAGACCAAAACATTTGAACCGACCAAAGCAGTGAAACGTAGCTTCACTGATTAGAAGCACCTGCCATCCTGTTTGAACACACAAATCTCCATTGATCAGTTAAAGGTGACTGTTAGTTCCAGTTTGCCTGACAGCTTTTAAACATCTTTCTGTAAACAGTACTTGGTTGTAAATGTTGCAGTTAATGGATTTATTTCAGCTAATCTGTCTTTCCCCATGAATGACAAgtgttctttattttgttttctattctaGTGAAACAAGAATTCATGATATTATTCACAATAATTTGTCATATTTGGTCTTTTGATTCTACTTAGTTTTGCACCATTACTGCTATTTgacttttcatgttttgttcttATCCAGACTAAGAAGAGTGGGAAGCCCGGCCCGTTCCTGCTGTCTGGCTCCAGAGACAAAACCATCAAGATGTGGGATGTTAGCATTGGCATGTGCCTTATGACACTGGTAAGGACCATGTTAGGCTAAACCCTTTTAttatctgtatgtatgtgtatgttaaGTGTTTGGACCCAGAGTGAAAACATTCTGCTTCTTTATTCAGTTTGAAACCAGTGTCTTTATCGGAGTGTGTTTGTCTCACAGGTTGGCCATGATAACTGGGTGCGTGGAATCCTCTTCCACCCTGGAGGCAAGTTTATTGTGAGCTGTGCAGATGATAAGACCTTAAGGATCTGGGACTACAAGAACAAGCGCTGCATGAAAACCCTGTGTGCCCACGAACACTTTGTTACCTCTCTGGGTAAGCAACCCCCCCTcgaaacaatttttttttttaaaaaagcttcaTCCTTGTTGTTTCACCAGCTGGTCTCCTGAGGTGCAACAGAAACCTCTTTATTCAGCGTCCATTGGCCAGTCGAGCTGGTTTCACAAATATCTGCTTTAGCCAAAGGTTGAATCGTTGTAAAGAAGCCCAGTGCTTCCACCGCTATGTGCTCAGTGTCCTGAGGGTTGCTGGCAGCTGGGGTTTAAGAGGTAGACGAGCACTCCAGGATTTTCCCGCCTCCCCCCTCCGTGTATCTGCAGCTTTTCAGCAGATCAAGGCTCGGTAACTCTCTTGAGGAGCTCTTCAGCCAACTTTtccttggcaagccgtttgaAACCCAGTCCTCTTAAATCCTCCTTCAACCAAAGAGGAAATCGCTGTGAGCTATTGATGTGAGAAACTCTGCAGCAGTGTGGAAAAGACAAAGCACCTTTGTTTGAAATCATTGAGGAAAAGAGAATTACATATTTTCCCCATTTTGATAAGCATTGTCCTGTGTGTATgcacaacacaataacaagtgCCTTCCCCAAAGGAAGGTTTTCATTCTGCATTTTCAATAGCCTGATATCAGACTGAATTGCTATTTCAGTTAATTACTCATTAACCAATCAGTAGTGAGCTAGCTGCATCAATCTCATCAAcaattctgtctgtttttgtggcaatttttcattatttttatgaatgcggctatttttctttgtcagaTGTAAATTGCCGTCAATTACTTCGATTtgaattgttgaaaaaaattgaGATGTGGGCAAAGATTCAGAAATCTTATCCCTCTCATAGGTACAAGTGTTGTATTGGCCGCCTTTTATACTGATTTCTTCCCGACCATATTTGAACGATCGCATGGCGTCATAGATGCTCTTGTTAATTCAAACAGAGTGATAGTCAGGTGTGATGGTAAATATAGTGTATGCTGTGTTTACTGCAGACCAACAGCAGACGACTGAGTTAGCCCCACCGTTAGCATCTCGAATAACTCTCGTTTTAAATCTGACTGTGCtcttatgtctctctctctctctctctctgaggtgCATTCAGAGGTCTGTTGTATTGAAATGGATTTCCCTTTCTTTGGCTTTGTTCTGATGATCTTTTGTTTCTCCCACAGATTTCCACAAGGCTGCTCCCTACG contains the following coding sequences:
- the LOC129090329 gene encoding lissencephaly-1 homolog, with the translated sequence MVLSQRQRDELNRAIADYLRSNGYEEAYSTFKKEAELDNNEELDKKYAGLLEKKWTSVIRLQKKVMELESKLNEAKEEITLGGPITMKRDPKEWIPRPPERYALSGHRSPVTRVIFHPVFSVMVSASEDATIKVWDYETGDFERTLKGHTDSVQDISFDQTGKLLASCSADMTIKLWDFQGFECIRTMHGHDHNVSSVAIMPNGDHIVSASRDKTIKMWEVATGYCVKTFTGHREWVRMVRPNQDGTLIASCSNDQTVRVWVVASKDCKAELREHEHVVECISWAPESAHPTIQEATGSETKKSGKPGPFLLSGSRDKTIKMWDVSIGMCLMTLVGHDNWVRGILFHPGGKFIVSCADDKTLRIWDYKNKRCMKTLCAHEHFVTSLDFHKAAPYVVTGSVDQTVKVWECR